From a region of the Daphnia pulicaria isolate SC F1-1A chromosome 1, SC_F0-13Bv2, whole genome shotgun sequence genome:
- the LOC124320674 gene encoding myosin-I heavy chain-like isoform X2, whose product MEKSPGCIINGAHPEDGVSDLTLISNIDERGINLTLSTRYKRDEIYTCAGTILIAVNPYKDLPIYGLDYVERYQKKHELVNREPHVYLLTESAFTSFQHKGVNQSVVISGESGAGKTETAKFVLNYLCSVTSNISTWVQHQIIEANTILEAFGNAKTVRNDNSSRFGKFMQVCFDAQVKISGCIIQDYLLELSRITVQSKGERNYHVFYQLLAAAQHDKELSNLWMLKSWNHYEYVNQSGCASINGVDDSKKFDGLRLALNVLQVTTEDTESIFSVVAGILWLGNLRFKDIDGEKCELLAEDEEIVAIIGKLLGLSSEEQFKLKEVLILRQINVRGNVTEIPLRLHEARENRHAMARVLYSRTFSWLLHHINRCTSPGENTNRFLGILDIFGFENFEQNSFEQLCINYTNEKLHRFFNHYVFALEQELYSTEEIQFSHIQFTDNSQCVELIEKPPLCILKLLSEQCHMPKGCDLSYITNLHAEFENHAYYIKGDDRRKWEEVFGIRHYAGAVMYNVSGFVDKNRDVHQEVFLDLLTNSQKALVREFTSLPNQESLTQSKAICGTNTVARGTNKAKPTKSDTFRIQLTQLVQSLQSTNPWYVRCIKPNTGKLANTFHEPMVLDQLRYLGMLDLIRIRREGYPVHIDFDSFISSYKCLCKGTHFPVGSGAKDIVHSILKYLKYPTDQWQVGKRKVFLRLQVYEPLESSRIYTLNRSAILLQSHWRRFVVRRCYLNKRNAALVLQHAFKGWQLRLKFIQRRRAAIVIQSHLRGMFAREVAMALREMRRVEEIEAKQRERDKIAAQEMEAAETLEEVSSISDQDNTGLQSQSSADESNSHTPIRPTKNDLHALSHFTVQLNSKFSAACSNNPLEDPLANAVADNVDLDNLFAFLSEVHADGGKNAMLEEIENQMTELASGFDEEIQLVSREREYLESMEQTEEVSKDYEELPLPSPPPMLESPESSISDSILPFGFPSLPEPTERPPPPPTVHQDEPIYEAIQPRFHAGFGESEKLQESETNPATLSDLWKPNRENREVRRKLRIARKLHELEEDIQSAANQANELHELIEYAEKNFNVHEYISEVNLGSTLKKNKKPGETITISKEEMVVFTKFNYIPTSHLVLYDHDSILVACDIFKDLCRYMKSEMKYEEEETFLNTVIGHGLERDDLRDELYVMCMRQSTNNPSPDMCEKIWILLAFCVVAFVPSKMLHKYVDSFIRKNSVLTSTRHYPFVYWCGERLRSSRIADRKMPPSSREVEAIRRLGSVVCRIYFLDGKSRALDISPLDTAGDIVQRISESLGLNANDGWALYQGPAHGRFSHIKAHEFVCDVLTAWETKQESSPSHHSGRSSVTTSGSGSTRGLKVVSPASTPENRFYFYRRLFRGSRELSEDPMEIALLYGQAVYSVVELDEFPINDKVSLQLAGLQLQVILGDPDSRKEETYDKLEVYLPHRVIAQKQREEWHQLLSHAHVQYGTGKSELIARVWYLSCVMHFPLYGVTQFSVTYRGYWAYGNKLILGVNCDGVALIKPDDKFVMYEYRYADIESILIDPSDDFLTLTLLQSLSDAHKCLVFETKEKEEIASLIVSYCPALSYWLTDLDRPKKKLKPVTSEDRLRRFQNVINCRKLLVDSGILRKPIDDMGRFLRSTLRRLNKTKIDKLRAISSSSCGENYKGFSHAEWAFTRYPLAQSLIKFTELDDKAAVDNFRLVLSYSGLLQPEDGHPGSEEELIPLAQTLLERSMKKECLFNELFLQLIKQTTDHPEANSRVNLRHWALLTLMCSIALPHDKIIRKYLIAHLKLCSADVTSEEGKFARFAEKCLYKTMNSRRRQWSPSSQEILCTVSRRLIYARIYLMDGAFHAVEFEPTATANDVIEIIKSRIGLRSTSQGFALYEVLGDVERSMVSDEKLTDVMGKWERYRNSGAQQHPQQHHAFLFKKHLFLDQYINLGDPVEKELLYFQMLHSIRVDRFPVTEMEAIMICSLRAQIELGDYCPSPQLNYGAVIQHCLPPRILPLIGTEVVALHHQSLFGMTPQEAKQAFFNIIQSWPLHKATFYDVMQSFTSNWPKALWLAIDQRGLHLLEHRTRHILCNYDYSTLISVSPTLNCLMVITGTDSKPSKVILNTHQAFQIANLVREYCDVLQVTTGISHSASLMA is encoded by the exons ATGGAAAAGTCACCAGGGTGCATAATTAATG GTGCACACCCTGAGGATGGTGTTTCAGATTTAACTTTAATATCAAATATTGATGAGAGAGGCATCAACCTAACCCTCAGCACTCGATACAAAAGAGACGAAATTTAT acCTGTGCAGGCACCATTTTGATTGCTGTAAATCCATATAAAGACCTACCAATTTATGGATTA GATTATGTGGAACGATACcagaaaaaacatgaactAGTTAACAGGGAACCCCATGTGTACCTTTTAACAGAATCAGCATTTACATCATTCCAGCATAAGGGTGTTAATCAATCTGTGGTTATCAGTGGTGAAAGTGGAGCTGGAAAAACTGAAACTGCCAAATTCGTGCTGAATTACTTGTGTTCAGTTACTTCTAATATCAGCACATGGGTTCAACATCAAATTATTGAAGCCAATACTATCCTTGAAGCATTTG GAAATGCGAAAACTGTACGTAATGACAATTCTTCACGTTTTGGAAAGTTCATGCAAGTTTGCTTTGACGCTCAAGTCAAAATCAGTGGATGCATCATTCAAGATTACCTACTGGAATTATCACGAATTACGGTTCAAAG TAAAGGGGAACGCAATTACCATGTTTTTTATCAGCTGCTTGCTGCTGCccag CACGATAAAGAGTTGTCCAATCTTTGGATGCTGAAATCTTGGAATCACTATGAATATGTTAATCAAAGTGGATGTGCAAGCATAAATGGAGTTGATGattctaaaaaatttgatgGACTTCGTTTAGCGCTCAATGTTCTTCAGGTTACCACCGAAGATACAGAAAGCATATTTTCTGTTGTGGCTGGAATTTTGTGGCTTGGAAACCTCCGTTTTAAG gatATAGACGGAGAGAAATGTGAATTGCTCGCGGAAGACGAAGAGATTGTTGCCATTATCGGAAAGTTGCTGGGACTGAGTTCTGAAGAGCAATTTAAACTCAAAGAAGTTCTCATTCTGCGCCAAATCAACGTTCGTGGAAATGTCACTGAAATACCTTTGCGGCTTCACGAG GCGCGGGAAAATAGACATGCAATGGCTCGTGTTTTATATTCTCGAACCTTTTCTTGGCTATTACACCACATCAATCGCTGCACTAGTCCTGGAGAAAACACTAATCGTTTCTTGGGAATTTTAGATATTTTCGGTTTCGAAAACTTCGAGCAAAATTCTTTCGAGCAGCTGTGTATCAATTACACAAACGAAAAACTCCATCGTTTTTTCAATCATTATGTTTTCGCTCTTGAACAAGAACTCTATTCAACagaagaaattcaattttctcatATTCAATTTACCGACAACTCACAATGTGTTGAGCTTATCGAAAAGCCTCCTCTTTGCATCCTCAAGCTACTCTCTGAACAGTGCCATATGCCTAAAGGAT gcgACCTGTCGTATATAACGAATCTCCAtgctgaatttgaaaatcatgcTTACTACATAAAAG GCGACGATAGGAGAAAATGGGAAGAAGTATTTGGAATACGACATTACGCGGGAGCGGTAATGTACAATGTTTCGGGTTTCGTGGACAAGAACCGTGATGTTCATCAAGAAGTATTTCTGGATCTCCTAACTAACTCGCAGAAAGCTCTTGTTCGGGAATTCACAAGTTTGCCCAACCAG GAATCGCTAACCCAGTCCAAGGCCATTTGTGGGACCAACACTGTCGCTCGTGGAACAAATAAAGCCAAACCAACAAAGAGTGATACCTTTCGCATTCAGTTAACTCAACTTGTACAATCACTCCAGTCGACTAACCCTTG GTACGTACGGTGTATAAAGCCGAACACGGGTAAACTTGCCAATACTTTCCATGAACCAATGGTCTTGGATCAGCTTCGTTACTTGG gcATGCTCGATTTAATTAGAATACGTAGAGAGGGATACCCCGTCCATATAGATTTTGACTCGTTCATTTCCTCGTACAAGTGCCTTTGTAAAGGAACCCACTTTCCCGTCGGAAGCGGTGCCAAGGATATAGTTCACTCGATTTTAAAATACCTAAAATACCCTACCGACCAGTGGCAG gtgggaaaaagaaaagtcttcCTCCGATTGCAGGTTTATGAACCATTGGAATCCTCTCGAATCTACACTCTGAATCGATCCGCCATTTTATTGCAATCGCATTGGAGAAGATTCGTAGTTCGTCGTTGTTATTTAAATAAGAGAAATGCTGCATTAGTGCTACAGCATGCATTTAAAGGGTGGCAACTTCGTTTGAAATTCATACAACGACGCCGAGCAGCGATTGTCATTCAGAGTCATTTGCGCGGTATGTTTGCTCGCGAAGTAGCAATGGCATTGAGGGAAATGCGTCGAGTTGAGGAAATTGAAGCGAAGCAACGAGAAAGAGATAAAATTGCTGCTCAAGAAATGGAAGCTGCCGAGACTTTAGAAGAAGTTTCGTCAATTAGTGACCAG GATAACACTGGTCTGCAATCTCAGAGTTCTGCTGACGAGAGCAATAGCCACACGCCGATTCGCCCGACGAAGAATGATCTCCACGCCTTGTCGCATTTTACTGTCCAATTGAACTCCAAATTTTCTGCAGCGTGTTCCAATAACCCGCTTGAAGATCCGTTAGCTAACGCAGTTGCTGATAATGTGGACCTGGACAACCTATTCGCGTTTTTGTCGGAAGTGCATGCTGACGGAGGCAAGAATGCCATGCTTGaggaaatagaaaatcaaatgaCAGAATTAGCCTCTGGCTTTGATGAAGAAATCCAACTTGTTTCTCGAGAAAGAGAGTACTTGGA GAGCATGGAACAAACCGAAGAAGTTTCTAAGGATTACGAAGAACTTCCATTGCCGTCTCCTCCTCCAATGCTAGAATCTCCTGAATCTTCAATTTCAGATTCAATTCTACCATTTGGTTTTCCGTCTCTACCGGAACCAACGGAAagacctccaccaccacctacTGTTCATCAAGATGAACCAATCTATGAAGCTATTCAGCCTCGATTTCATGCTGGTTTTGGCGAG AGtgaaaaattacaagaaaGTGAAACTAATCCCGCCACACTTTCTGATCTCTGGAAGCCGAATAGGGAGAACCGTGAAGTGAGACGGAAGCTAAGGATTGCTCGAAAACTTCACGAGTTGGAAGAAGACATTCAATCTGCTGCCAATCAG GCAAATGAACTACATGAATTGATTGAATACGCCGAGAAAAATTTCAACGTGCACGAGTATATTTCAGAAGTTAATCTCGGATCTACTCttaaaaa aaataagaaacctGGAGAGACGATCACTATTTCAAAGGAAGAAATGGTTGTGTTTACAAAATTCAACTACATACCCACTTCTCACCTCGTACTTTATGACCATGATAGTATATTAGTCGCTTGCGACATTTTCAAGGATTTGTGCAG atATATGAAAAGCGAGATGAagtatgaagaagaagaaacattcCTGAACACGGTCATTGGTCATGGTTTGGAGCGAGATGATCTACGAGATGAGCTATATGTCATGT GTATGCGGCAGTCTACCAATAATCCTTCGCCTGATATGTGTGAAAAA ATTTGGATTTTATTGGCTTTCTGCGTTGTCGCGTTTGTTCCTAGCAAAATGTTACACAAATACGTCGACAGTTTCATTCGAAAGAATAGCGTGCTGACATCCACCAGGCATTATCCATTCGTGTACTGGTGTGGAGAACGCCTACGATCTTCTAGAATTGCCGATCGAAAAatg CCGCCATCTTCCCGTGAGGTGGAAGCGATTCGTCGGTTGGGATCCGTCGTTTGCCGAATCTATTTTTTAGACGGGAAAAGCAGAGCCCTAGACATCT CCCCGTTGGACACTGCCGGTGACATAGTGCAACGCATTTCTGAAAGTTTGGGATTAAATGCGAATGACGGATGGGCGCTTTatcag GGTCCTGCACACGGTAGATTCTCTCATATTAAAGCCCACGAGTTCGTCTGTGATGTGCTCACTGCTTGGGAGACTAAACAAGAATCTTCGCCATCACACCATT CGGGCAGAAGCTCAGTCACCACAAGCGGCAGTGGAAGTACTCGTGGTTTGAAGGTCGTTTCGCCAGCCTCAACTCCGGAGAATCGCTTTTATTTCTATCGCCGACTCTTCCGTGGATCTCGTGAACTTTCTGAAGATCCCATGGAAATCGCCTTGCTTTATGGACAAGCTGTTTATTCTGTCGTCGAATTAGATGAATTCCCTATCAATGATAAAGTTTCGCTACAGCTCGCCggtcttcaacttcaagttatCCTTGGGGACCCTGATTCAA gaaaagaagaaacctatGATAAATTGGAAGTTTATCTTCCCCACCGAGTCATTGCCCAAAAACAGCGAGAAGAATGGCATCAGTTGTTAAGTCACGCACATGTTCAATATGGAACCGGCAAATCCGAACTAATAGCACGTGTTTGGT ATCTTTCGTGTGTGATGCATTTTCCGTTGTATGGCGTTACGCAGTTTTCAGTCACCTATCGCGGCTATTGGGCTTAtggaaacaaattaattttg GGCGTGAACTGCGATGGAGTAGCCTTGATAAAACCAGATGACAAATTCGTCATGTACGAATACCGCTACGCCGACATTGAATCCATCTTGATTGATCCCAGTGATGACTTTCTTACTCTGACACTTCTACAATCGCTTTCAGATGCCCACAAGTGTCTAGTTTTCGAAactaaagaaaaggaagaaatcgCCTCACTCATCGTCAGTTACTGCCCGGCATTATCTTATTGGTTAACGGATTTAGATCGCCCGAAGAAGAAACTGAAGCCGGTTACTAGTGAGGACCGACTACGCCGTTTTCAAAACGTTATCAATTGTCGGAAGCTTCTGGTGGACAGTGGCATTTTGCGTAAACCGATCGATGACATGGGACGATTCTTACGCTCAACTCTACGACGtttaaataaaacgaaaatcgATAAGCTGCGAGCAATTTCGTCCAGCTCTTGCGGTGAAAACTACAAAGGATTTAGCCATGCAGAGTGGGCTTTCACTCGGTATCCACTGGCTCAGTCACTTATCAAATTTACGGAACTGGATGACAAAGCTGCTGTGGATAATTTTCGTTTGGTGCTCTCCTATTCTGGGTTATTACAGCCAGAAGATGGTCATCCGGGTAGTGAAGAAGAATTGATTCCACTTGCCCAGACCTTATTGGAACGCAGCATGAAGAAGGAATGTTTGTTCAACGAACTATTCTTGCAGCTGATCAAACAGACAACAGATCACCCGGAAGCGAATTCACGTGTCAACCTTCGTCATTGGGCTCTGCTGACTTTGATGTGTTCTATAGCGTTGCCGCATGATAAAATTATTCGTAAATATCTCATCGCTCACCTAAAGTTATGTTCGGCTGATGTCACGTCCGAAGAAGGAAAATTTGCTCGTTTTGCCGAAAAG TGTCTATACAAAACCATGAACAGTCGTAGACGTCAGTGGTCTCCGTCGTCGCAAGAAATTTTGTGTACAGTCAGTCGAAGATTAATCTACGCCAGAATATATCTTATGGATG GTGCTTTCCATGCAGTTGAATTTGAGCCAACGGCAACTGCTAATGATGTTATTGAGATAATAAAAAGTCGCATAGGCCTGCGAAGTACATCCCAAGGATTTGCCTTGTATGAAGTTCTCGGCGATGTAGAACGCAGCATGGTGTCTGACGAAAAATTAACTGACGTCATGGGGAAATGGGAAAGATACAG AAACTCAGGCGCCCAGCAACATCCTCAACAGCATCatgcatttcttttcaaaaaacatttatttttggatcaGTACATAAATTTAGGAGATCCAGTGGAAAAGGAACTTCTTTATTTCCAAATGTTACACTCCATTCGCGTCGATCGCTTTCCTGTGACTGAGATGGAAGCT ATAATGATTTGTTCACTGCGAGCGCAAATTGAACTGGGCGACTATTGCCCTAGTCCCCAATTGAACTATGGAGCTGTCATTCAGCATTGTCTCCCTCCTCGGATTTTACCTTTGATTGGAACTGAAGTGGTGGCCCTTCACCACCAGTCTCTATTTGGCATGACTCCTCAGGAAGCAAAACAG GCTTTTTTCAACATAATACAAAGTTGGCCCCTACACAAAGCAACCTTCTATGATGTTATG CAATCTTTCACATCAAACTGGCCTAAAGCATTGTGGCTTGCTATCGATCAACGAGGATTACACCTTCTGGAGCATCGAACGCGCCATATCCTTTGCAATTATGATTATTCGACGTTGATTAGCGTCAGCCCAACTCTAAATTGTCTTATGGTTATAACGGGAACTGATTCAAAGCCTAGTAAAGTCATTCTGAACACCCAtcag GCTTTTCAAATTGCGAATCTTGTGCGTGAATATTGTGACGTTTTGCAAGTAACGACTGGTATATCACATTCAGCTTCACTCATGGCTTGA